In Macadamia integrifolia cultivar HAES 741 chromosome 5, SCU_Mint_v3, whole genome shotgun sequence, a single window of DNA contains:
- the LOC122079465 gene encoding uncharacterized WD repeat-containing protein C2A9.03-like, whose product MSQYQGDDIDYMADDYEMADVDDDMDQEFHGRGMGDSESDDDEYEHLNNKITDTSSAQARRGKDIQGIPWDRLNITRDRYRKTRLEQYKNYENIPQSGEGSGKECKHTMKGGMYYEFQCNTRSVKSTILHFQLRNLVWATSKHDVYLMSHYSIIHWSSLTCTKSEILNLSGHVAPCEKHPGSLLEGFTQTQVSTLAVKDKLLVAGGFQGELICKYLDRPGVSFCSRTTYDDNAITNAVEIYDSSSGAIHFMASNNDCGVRDFDMEKFQLSKHFPFPWPVNHTSLSPDGKLLVVVGDNPDGMLVDSQTGKIVMPLCGHLDFSFASAWHPDGRTFATGNQDKTCRIWDARNLSKSVAVLKGNLGAIRSIRFTTDGQFMAMAEPADFVHVFDVKNGYEKEQEIDFFGEISGLSFSPDTESLFIGVWDRTYGSLLQYGRCRKYSYLDSLV is encoded by the exons ATGTCCCAGTACCAGGGGGACGATATTGACTACATGGCTGATGATTATGAAATGGCGGATGTTGATGATGACATGGATCAAGAGTTTCATGGTAGAGGAATGGGTGACTCAGAGTCGGATGATGATGAATATGAGCACTTG AACAACAAGATAACAGATACTTCATCTGCACAAGCTAGGAGAGGAAAAGATATCCAAGGAATCCCTTGGGATAGGCTAAACATTACCAGAGATAGGTATAGAAAGACCAGATTAGAACAGTACAAGAACTATGAGAACATTCCTCAATCTGGAGAGGGTTCTGGAAAG GAATGCAAACATACAATGAAAGGAGGCATGTATTATGAATTCCAGTGTAATACAAGGTCTGTGAAGTCAACAATCCTTCATTTCCAG CTCAGGAATTTGGTTTGGGCTACGTCAAAGCATGATGTCTACCTCATGTCACACTACTCCATTATTCATTGGTCTTCACTAACTTgtaccaaatctgaaattctcAATCTTTCTGGACATGTCGCACCATGTGAG AAACATCCTGGGAGTCTCCTTGAGGGATTTACTCAGACCCAAGTTAGTACATTGGCAGTAAAGGATAAGTTGTTAGTTGCTGGAGGTTTTCAGGGAGAGCTTATTTGCAAG TATTTAGATCGACCTGGAGTTAGCTTCTGTTCAAGAACAACATATGATGATAATGCAATCACAAATGCTGTTGAGATATATGACAGTTCGAG CGGTGCTATTCACTTCATGGCTTCAAATAACGATTGTGGAGTTAGAGACTTTGATATGGAGAAATTTCAGCTTTCTAAGCACTTCCCTTTCCCATGGCCTGTTAAT CATACATCTCTGAGTCCTGACGGTAAGcttcttgttgttgttgggGACAACCCTGATGGAATGCTAGTGGATTCCCAAACTGGGAAG ATAGTCATGCCTCTTTGTGGACACTTGGATTTCTCATTTGCTTCAGCTTGGCACCCTGATGGCCGTACGTTTGCTACTGGAAACCAGGACAAGACCTGCCGGATTTGGGATGCCCGCAACCTCTCGAAGTCGGTGGCTGTCCTCAAGGGCAACCTTGGAGCCATCCGATCAATCCGTTTCACTACTGATGGTCAATTCATGGCAATGGCAGAACCTGCAGACTTTGTGCACGTCTTTGATGTGAAGAATGGGTATGAGAAGGAGCAGGAGATTGATTTCTTTGGTGAAATCTCTGGTTTATCATTCAGTCCTGACACAGAGTCCCTCTTCATTGGCGTGTGGGACCGCACATATGGTAGCCTCCTTCAGTATGGCCGGTGCAGGAAATATTCGTACCTCGACTCCCTTGTCTGA